A window of Longispora fulva contains these coding sequences:
- a CDS encoding endonuclease/exonuclease/phosphatase family protein encodes MTTAPPVRRTAAKGSGTTPGGLVLALVILLVTGLLLGHRLIPNGNGFGSLVESFLPWLGVPLALLGVTAAVLRSRPGLIAAGCAVLAWVGMFGPTLVSRGPGGTADLRVLSHNMFAANSDPAGTARALRDAGADVVAVQEIAGDASGELHGTLDAAYKNRQSRGTLGVWSRFPLREVQPVDVGMGWVRALKMIVDTPKGPVTLYVVHLASIRFGADGLASQRRDATLKALAGAIEDDPARRLILAGDLNTASTDRSLAGLTDQLTEAQDKAGSGFGFTWPRAVPMVRLDHILSRGLTVTDATVLAGTGSDHRPITAAFRF; translated from the coding sequence GTGACGACCGCACCCCCGGTCCGCAGAACAGCGGCGAAGGGGTCGGGGACCACGCCGGGCGGGCTCGTGCTCGCGCTGGTCATCCTCCTGGTCACCGGCCTGCTCCTCGGCCACCGGCTCATCCCCAACGGCAACGGCTTCGGCTCCCTGGTCGAGAGCTTCCTGCCCTGGCTGGGCGTGCCGCTGGCCCTCCTCGGCGTCACCGCCGCGGTGCTCCGCAGCCGGCCTGGCCTGATCGCCGCCGGCTGCGCCGTCCTCGCCTGGGTCGGCATGTTCGGCCCGACCCTGGTGTCGCGCGGCCCCGGCGGCACCGCCGACCTGCGGGTGCTCTCGCACAACATGTTCGCCGCCAACTCCGACCCGGCCGGCACCGCCCGCGCGCTGCGCGACGCCGGGGCCGACGTCGTCGCCGTGCAGGAGATCGCCGGGGACGCGTCCGGAGAGCTGCACGGCACGCTCGACGCGGCCTACAAGAACCGGCAGAGCCGGGGCACCCTGGGCGTGTGGAGCCGGTTCCCGCTCCGCGAAGTGCAGCCGGTGGACGTCGGCATGGGCTGGGTCCGGGCGCTGAAGATGATCGTGGACACCCCGAAGGGCCCGGTCACCCTGTACGTGGTGCACCTCGCCTCGATCCGGTTCGGCGCGGACGGCCTGGCCAGCCAGCGCCGCGACGCCACCCTCAAGGCGCTGGCCGGGGCGATCGAGGACGACCCGGCACGACGGCTGATCCTCGCCGGCGACCTGAACACGGCGAGCACCGACCGCAGCCTCGCCGGGCTGACCGACCAGCTGACCGAGGCCCAGGACAAGGCCGGCAGCGGCTTCGGCTTCACCTGGCCGAGAGCCGTGCCCATGGTTCGGCTCGACCACATCCTGTCCCGGGGCCTGACGGTCACGGACGCGACGGTGCTGGCCGGGACCGGCAGCGACCACCGGCCGATCACCGCGGCGTTCCGGTTCTAG
- a CDS encoding L,D-transpeptidase codes for MSDRSRRGVLGAIAGVAALPLLGACGSDDKKSGKPEGVKAESGGTTPTPISEATITISPADGAKDVSPGSVSVKVERGTLESVVLTNEDGKQIKGELSGDRTGWTVTEPLGYQRAYTLKASALSSGGKKAEASSSFTTIKPNNQTLPYFTPTGPGTYGVGQPIVVRFDERIPDRKKAQAALVVTTSPETVGAWRWFNDQELHWRPQEYWRSGTKVTVTAKIHGVDLGNGLFGQEDKSLSFDIGPSKIAIADSEKHWMQVFIDGVMTKEFPANLGKGGTRQVGNTTIDYWTRTGPHVVTMKDREVRMTSASYGGPSTGPDSYDSKIGYAVRISGAGEYVHLRTWDLGQMGKTNDSHGCVNVGPGNAEWFYDHFGPGDIVDVKHGPRVLDPQDGLGDWVIPWSQWAN; via the coding sequence ATGTCGGACCGGTCGCGACGCGGAGTGCTCGGCGCCATAGCCGGAGTCGCCGCGCTGCCCCTTCTCGGCGCGTGTGGCTCGGACGACAAGAAATCCGGAAAGCCGGAGGGCGTGAAGGCCGAGTCCGGCGGCACCACCCCCACCCCGATCTCCGAGGCGACGATCACGATCTCCCCGGCCGACGGCGCCAAGGACGTCAGCCCCGGTTCCGTCTCGGTCAAGGTCGAGCGCGGCACCCTGGAGTCGGTGGTCCTCACCAACGAGGACGGCAAGCAGATCAAGGGCGAGCTGTCCGGCGACCGGACCGGGTGGACGGTCACCGAGCCCCTGGGCTACCAGCGCGCGTACACCCTGAAGGCCTCGGCGTTGAGCTCCGGCGGCAAGAAGGCCGAGGCGAGCAGCAGCTTCACGACGATCAAGCCGAACAACCAGACGCTGCCGTACTTCACGCCGACCGGCCCGGGCACCTACGGGGTCGGCCAGCCGATCGTCGTGCGCTTCGACGAGCGGATCCCGGACCGGAAGAAGGCCCAGGCCGCGCTGGTCGTCACCACGAGCCCGGAGACCGTGGGCGCGTGGCGCTGGTTCAATGACCAGGAGCTGCACTGGCGCCCCCAGGAGTACTGGCGGTCGGGCACCAAGGTCACCGTCACCGCGAAGATCCACGGTGTGGACCTCGGCAACGGACTCTTCGGCCAGGAGGACAAGTCCCTGTCCTTCGATATCGGCCCGTCGAAGATCGCGATCGCCGACTCGGAGAAGCACTGGATGCAGGTCTTCATCGACGGCGTCATGACCAAGGAGTTCCCGGCCAACCTCGGCAAGGGCGGCACCCGCCAGGTCGGCAACACCACGATCGACTACTGGACCCGGACCGGCCCGCACGTGGTGACCATGAAGGACCGTGAGGTCCGGATGACGTCGGCCAGCTACGGCGGCCCCTCGACCGGACCGGACTCGTACGACAGCAAGATCGGTTACGCGGTGCGGATCTCCGGCGCCGGCGAGTACGTCCACCTGCGCACATGGGACCTCGGTCAGATGGGCAAGACCAACGACTCGCACGGCTGTGTCAACGTGGGACCCGGCAACGCCGAGTGGTTCTACGACCACTTCGGCCCCGGCGACATCGTCGACGTCAAGCACGGCCCCCGGGTGCTCGATCCGCAGGACGGTCTGGGCGACTGGGTCATTCCCTGGAGCCAGTGGGCTAACTAG
- a CDS encoding M36 family metallopeptidase, whose amino-acid sequence MAVPSRGRYTRLIPALAAVLAVAAVPAAAVGDPGKGEVGAQSPLSSYGDTAKGEFGETYDARTAVGSQKALQAKAAKQAAAPRAGLQALKAELGVEGVVETDLLTGTFRQVSKLDGFLTSASKAAPESIALSFLSDHSAALGLSARDISGLSLRKAYVDTEQTTHLSFVQSVNGVPVFGNGFKAHIAKDGRLISIDGSPATALPTGFAVSKLDAAGARAKAVADVRGDAGASAVAKSDGADQQTTFANGDHAQQVVFLTVGGPRLAWQTIVVPSKGEQFIHVVDAESGQTLYRRSLVEHEADPEATGAVWDYYPGSLRGGDSHKANLSGLSKDATNLSGLYAHVYADLDNNNMSSPDEEIPAAGAGGNFEYPFQNFIKADGAPCSSHYQCSWNPNVAGSWKTNMNQTGVQLYYFLGKFHDHLDAGPIGFTRAAGNFDARDGDAVRGEAIDGANSSNGMPGGNSNNANMSTPPDGQSPRMQMYLFFNDGNFPWLSSNSGDSADIVYHEYTHGLSNRLVVDAMGNSTLSGQQSRSMGEAWSDWYALDFLTNEGFQSDRKNAADELVGDYVGHGIDGIRSQRIDCKVGSTEPACHGTAAAGPGGYTFGDFGKISARGPEVHADGEIWVETLWDLRCELGSNVTESLVTRAMELSPSNPSYLDERNAILLADTVVFGGAYHDKIWSVFANRGMGFFAASNTAADITPAEDFTVPPPAGTPTYSVSGKVTNAASGTPVAGAVVSFAGHPAAAGGSLTAVTDANGDYWVGGLYAGNYPKFNANGPGYEGASTTLVVPVGGTTSANFALVRNWASEAGGSKVESFNGVDFDSDGCGARAMLDQSQGTGWSSDAVWTAGTMASRFAVIKLPNPVNISDLKINPSNTCGDPGSSSTGHYTLETSADGVTWAMATNATFGVANRNKMNSVPLAAGTASAVRYLRYTMLTSQAPTCPGPFGGCQFVDTVELAVYGTAS is encoded by the coding sequence ATGGCAGTACCCTCGCGCGGCCGTTACACCCGGCTGATCCCCGCCCTGGCTGCAGTTCTCGCAGTCGCGGCGGTGCCGGCAGCGGCCGTTGGCGATCCCGGCAAGGGCGAGGTCGGCGCACAGTCGCCGCTGTCGTCCTACGGAGACACCGCTAAGGGTGAGTTCGGGGAGACGTACGACGCGCGGACCGCCGTCGGCAGCCAGAAGGCGCTGCAGGCCAAGGCCGCGAAGCAGGCGGCTGCGCCCCGCGCCGGTCTCCAGGCCCTCAAGGCCGAGCTGGGCGTCGAGGGCGTGGTCGAGACAGACCTGCTGACTGGTACCTTCCGCCAGGTCAGCAAGCTGGACGGCTTCCTCACCTCCGCGAGCAAGGCGGCTCCCGAGAGCATCGCGCTGAGCTTCCTGAGCGATCACTCGGCCGCTCTCGGGCTCAGCGCCCGCGACATCTCGGGCCTGTCCCTCCGCAAGGCCTACGTCGACACCGAGCAGACGACGCACCTGTCGTTCGTCCAGTCGGTCAACGGCGTCCCGGTCTTCGGCAACGGCTTCAAGGCGCACATCGCCAAGGACGGCCGACTGATCTCGATCGACGGTTCGCCGGCCACCGCGCTGCCGACCGGTTTCGCGGTCAGCAAGCTCGACGCCGCCGGTGCCCGGGCCAAGGCCGTCGCCGACGTGCGCGGCGACGCCGGAGCCTCGGCGGTCGCCAAGAGCGACGGCGCCGACCAGCAGACCACCTTCGCCAACGGCGACCACGCCCAGCAGGTCGTGTTCCTCACCGTCGGCGGCCCGCGGCTCGCGTGGCAGACCATCGTCGTGCCGAGCAAGGGCGAGCAGTTCATCCACGTCGTCGACGCGGAGAGCGGCCAGACCCTCTACCGGCGCAGCCTCGTCGAGCACGAGGCCGACCCGGAGGCCACCGGCGCCGTCTGGGACTACTACCCGGGCTCGCTGCGCGGCGGCGACAGCCACAAGGCGAACCTGTCGGGCCTGAGCAAGGACGCCACCAACCTCAGCGGCCTGTACGCGCACGTGTACGCCGACCTGGACAACAACAACATGTCCAGCCCCGACGAGGAGATCCCGGCGGCTGGCGCTGGCGGCAACTTCGAGTACCCGTTCCAGAACTTCATCAAGGCCGACGGGGCTCCCTGCAGCAGCCACTACCAGTGCTCCTGGAACCCGAACGTCGCCGGTTCGTGGAAGACGAACATGAACCAGACCGGGGTGCAGCTCTACTACTTCCTCGGCAAGTTCCACGACCACCTCGACGCCGGCCCGATCGGCTTCACCCGGGCGGCCGGTAACTTCGACGCCCGCGACGGCGACGCGGTGCGCGGCGAGGCGATCGACGGCGCGAACAGCAGCAACGGCATGCCGGGCGGCAACTCCAACAACGCCAACATGTCGACGCCGCCGGACGGTCAGTCGCCGCGGATGCAGATGTACCTGTTCTTCAACGACGGCAACTTCCCGTGGCTGTCCTCGAACAGCGGCGACTCGGCCGACATCGTCTACCACGAGTACACCCACGGCCTTTCCAACCGGCTCGTCGTCGACGCCATGGGCAACTCGACCCTGTCGGGTCAGCAGTCCCGCTCGATGGGCGAGGCGTGGTCGGACTGGTACGCGCTGGACTTCCTCACCAACGAGGGCTTCCAGAGCGACCGGAAGAACGCCGCCGACGAGCTCGTCGGCGACTACGTCGGCCACGGTATCGACGGCATCCGCAGCCAGCGGATCGACTGCAAGGTCGGCAGCACCGAACCGGCCTGCCACGGCACCGCCGCGGCCGGCCCGGGCGGCTACACCTTCGGCGACTTCGGCAAGATCTCCGCGCGTGGCCCCGAGGTGCACGCCGACGGTGAGATCTGGGTCGAGACCCTGTGGGACCTGCGCTGTGAGCTGGGCAGCAACGTCACCGAGTCCCTCGTGACCCGGGCGATGGAGCTGTCGCCGAGCAACCCGTCGTACCTGGACGAGCGCAACGCGATCCTGCTCGCGGACACCGTGGTGTTCGGCGGGGCGTACCACGACAAGATCTGGAGCGTCTTCGCCAACCGGGGCATGGGCTTCTTCGCCGCCTCGAACACGGCCGCCGACATCACCCCGGCTGAGGACTTCACGGTCCCGCCGCCGGCGGGCACCCCGACCTACTCGGTGTCCGGCAAGGTCACCAACGCCGCGTCGGGCACGCCCGTCGCTGGTGCTGTCGTCTCCTTCGCCGGTCACCCGGCGGCGGCCGGTGGCAGCCTGACGGCCGTGACCGACGCGAACGGCGACTACTGGGTCGGTGGCCTGTACGCGGGCAACTACCCGAAGTTCAACGCCAACGGTCCCGGCTACGAGGGCGCCAGCACCACGCTGGTCGTCCCCGTCGGCGGCACCACCTCCGCCAACTTCGCCCTGGTCCGCAACTGGGCCTCGGAGGCTGGCGGCAGCAAGGTCGAGAGCTTCAACGGCGTCGACTTCGACTCCGACGGCTGTGGCGCGCGGGCGATGCTCGACCAGTCGCAGGGCACGGGCTGGAGCTCGGACGCGGTGTGGACCGCCGGCACGATGGCTTCGCGGTTCGCCGTGATCAAGCTGCCGAACCCGGTCAACATCTCGGACCTCAAGATCAACCCGTCGAACACCTGCGGTGACCCGGGCAGCTCCTCCACCGGGCACTACACGCTGGAGACCTCGGCCGACGGCGTCACCTGGGCCATGGCCACGAACGCGACCTTCGGGGTGGCCAACCGCAACAAGATGAACAGCGTCCCGCTGGCGGCCGGTACGGCGTCCGCGGTGCGTTACCTCCGCTACACCATGCTGACGAGCCAGGCACCGACGTGCCCCGGCCCGTTCGGCGGCTGCCAGTTCGTCGACACCGTCGAGCTCGCGGTCTACGGCACGGCCAGCTAG
- a CDS encoding HelD family protein, translating into MSDIPSTVETEIATEQEYVDRVYLRLEQLRAEAVANEAAGYRQSDARVPGALVERDAFVYHAAKRLRTLDSEYEGLVFGRLDLAEDKVRYVGRLGLRDQQMNALLVDWRAPAAAPFYQATPEHREDVIRRRVIRSTGSKVIGIEDDLLDPERGQGMVVVGDGALMAALSRARSNQMRDIVATIQAEQDKAVRAPGSGVTLITGGPGTGKTAVALHRAAFLLYSDRRRYEGGGVLVLGPSAVFMTYIERVLPSLGENAVTLRSLGGVFDGVEADEHDDPRSAALKGSLGIRPLLVKLVRQPPPDAPTELRLTYRGEVLRLEADTLRAARARVHEKGILPNHGRNRAAAALIADLWRLYRDRLNEPTVEERDSFVADMKERTELLEFVTRWWPQLTPLDVLGWLRDPAMIRRLNGPRALRFKALPTVQDVPLLDELRMLLGEPPKPKRTDPFHVIDGIRELTTVADREFASRQNVVRGENYDEYAHVVVDEAQDLSPMQWRMLGRRGKYASWTIVGDPAQSSWDDAAEARRARDQAVGRTRRHSFELTTNYRNSAEIFEQAAAVARRGLPGIVLPTAVRRTGVAPSHRVAGDLRSAVREAASELLDRLEGTIGVACVMSRRDEVAGWISDLAPGRLHAVGSLETKGLEYDGVVVLEPGDIAEESPAGLRTLYVVLTRATQELITVAATADWQKLLT; encoded by the coding sequence TTGTCAGACATCCCGTCGACCGTCGAGACCGAGATCGCCACGGAACAGGAGTACGTCGACCGCGTGTACCTGCGGCTGGAGCAGCTGCGCGCGGAGGCCGTCGCCAACGAGGCGGCCGGCTACCGGCAGTCCGACGCCCGGGTACCCGGCGCGCTGGTCGAGCGGGACGCGTTCGTCTACCACGCGGCGAAGCGGTTGCGCACCCTCGACAGCGAGTACGAGGGCCTGGTCTTCGGCCGCCTCGACCTCGCCGAGGACAAGGTCCGCTACGTGGGCCGGCTCGGCCTGCGCGACCAGCAGATGAACGCCCTGCTCGTGGACTGGCGGGCCCCCGCGGCCGCCCCGTTCTACCAGGCGACCCCCGAGCACCGCGAGGACGTGATCCGTCGCCGGGTGATCCGGTCCACCGGCTCGAAGGTGATCGGGATCGAGGACGACCTGCTCGACCCGGAGCGCGGCCAGGGCATGGTCGTGGTGGGCGACGGCGCGCTGATGGCGGCCCTGAGCCGGGCCCGCAGCAACCAGATGCGCGACATCGTGGCCACCATCCAGGCGGAGCAGGACAAGGCGGTGCGTGCCCCGGGCAGCGGCGTCACCCTGATCACGGGCGGCCCCGGTACCGGGAAGACGGCCGTGGCCCTGCACCGCGCGGCCTTCCTGCTCTACTCCGACCGCCGCAGGTACGAGGGGGGCGGCGTGCTGGTCCTCGGCCCGTCCGCGGTCTTCATGACGTACATCGAGCGGGTCCTGCCGTCCCTGGGTGAGAACGCTGTGACCCTGCGGTCGCTGGGCGGCGTGTTCGACGGGGTGGAGGCCGACGAGCACGACGATCCCAGGTCCGCGGCCCTGAAGGGTTCGCTGGGGATCCGGCCGCTGCTGGTGAAGCTGGTCCGCCAGCCGCCGCCGGACGCGCCGACCGAGCTGCGGCTGACCTACCGGGGCGAGGTGCTCCGGCTGGAGGCCGACACGCTGCGGGCGGCGCGGGCCCGCGTACACGAAAAGGGCATTCTTCCTAATCATGGCAGGAACCGGGCGGCGGCGGCGCTGATCGCCGACCTGTGGCGGCTCTACCGCGACCGGCTCAACGAGCCCACGGTCGAGGAGCGCGACTCCTTCGTCGCAGACATGAAGGAACGCACGGAGCTGCTGGAGTTCGTCACCCGGTGGTGGCCGCAGCTCACCCCGCTCGACGTGCTCGGCTGGCTGCGCGACCCGGCCATGATCCGCCGGCTGAACGGGCCCCGGGCGCTGCGGTTCAAGGCATTGCCGACCGTCCAGGACGTGCCGCTGCTCGACGAGCTGCGGATGCTCCTCGGCGAGCCGCCGAAGCCGAAGCGCACCGACCCGTTCCACGTGATCGACGGGATCAGGGAGCTGACCACGGTCGCCGACCGCGAGTTCGCGTCCCGGCAGAACGTGGTCCGGGGCGAGAACTACGACGAGTACGCGCACGTCGTCGTCGACGAGGCCCAGGACCTCTCGCCCATGCAGTGGCGGATGCTCGGCCGGCGCGGCAAGTACGCGAGCTGGACGATCGTCGGCGACCCGGCCCAGTCCTCGTGGGACGACGCCGCCGAGGCGCGCCGGGCCCGCGACCAGGCGGTCGGCCGGACCCGCCGGCACAGCTTCGAGCTGACCACCAACTACCGCAACTCCGCCGAGATCTTCGAGCAGGCCGCGGCCGTGGCCCGCCGGGGGCTGCCCGGGATCGTGCTGCCCACGGCCGTCCGGCGGACCGGGGTGGCCCCGTCGCACCGGGTGGCCGGGGACCTGCGCTCGGCGGTCCGGGAGGCGGCGTCGGAGCTGCTGGACCGGCTCGAGGGCACGATCGGGGTGGCGTGCGTGATGTCCCGCCGGGACGAGGTGGCCGGCTGGATCTCCGACCTGGCCCCGGGCCGGCTGCACGCCGTCGGCAGCCTGGAGACCAAGGGCCTGGAGTACGACGGCGTCGTGGTCCTCGAACCGGGCGACATCGCCGAGGAGTCACCGGCCGGCCTGCGCACCCTCTACGTGGTCCTGACCCGCGCGACCCAGGAGCTGATCACGGTAGCGGCCACCGCCGACTGGCAGAAGCTCTTGACCTGA
- a CDS encoding ROK family protein, with translation MDEQLGGDLTRLRQLNALNVIRALRGQPAQVVSDLVRRTGLSRPSCEDLLGVLLDQGWAAVEPPAQGGLGRPARRYRFRAEAGVVLGLDIGAYHVRAAIGDLNGTVLATSHRQVEPEWPAGDRLAAADAAAAECLAATRHTAADLWTVAAGVTGLVDRAGNIVLSGTLRDWAGTPLIAHLGARYACPVLVQNDCKLGALAEKVRGVAAGVRDVVYLHAGRRTAASMLINGALYHGYSGATGEIGTLAVTRWDDAAPKLLACPVVPAGTPTDDIGRLVFAAARGGDAVAVDAVRQYTQDLAVGAAALVLTLDPELVVLGGGFSLSGDVIAGPLHGALAELCLRMPRLEVSTLGAESVTLGAVSYAIEHLDRLLFSADSAGLPAPGPPRREQPVEA, from the coding sequence GTGGACGAGCAGTTGGGCGGCGACCTTACCCGGCTTCGACAGCTCAACGCGCTCAATGTGATCCGGGCGCTCCGGGGCCAACCGGCACAGGTCGTCAGCGACCTGGTCCGGCGTACCGGGCTGTCCAGGCCCTCGTGCGAGGACCTGCTTGGGGTGCTCCTGGACCAGGGCTGGGCCGCCGTCGAGCCTCCGGCGCAGGGCGGGCTGGGCCGCCCTGCCCGGCGGTACCGGTTCCGGGCCGAGGCCGGCGTCGTCCTGGGGCTCGATATCGGCGCATATCATGTCAGAGCCGCCATCGGTGACCTCAACGGCACAGTGCTGGCCACCTCGCACCGCCAGGTCGAGCCCGAGTGGCCGGCGGGCGACCGGCTGGCCGCCGCCGACGCCGCCGCCGCCGAGTGCCTGGCCGCGACCCGGCACACGGCGGCGGACCTGTGGACCGTGGCCGCCGGGGTGACCGGCCTCGTGGACCGGGCCGGGAACATCGTGCTGTCCGGCACGCTGCGGGACTGGGCCGGCACACCGCTGATCGCCCACCTCGGCGCGCGGTACGCGTGCCCGGTGCTGGTCCAGAACGACTGCAAACTCGGCGCGCTCGCCGAGAAGGTCCGGGGCGTGGCCGCAGGGGTCCGCGACGTGGTCTACCTGCACGCCGGCCGGCGCACCGCCGCCTCGATGCTGATCAACGGCGCGCTCTACCACGGGTACTCCGGGGCCACCGGCGAGATCGGCACCCTGGCCGTCACCCGGTGGGACGACGCGGCCCCGAAGCTGCTCGCCTGCCCCGTGGTGCCGGCGGGCACCCCGACCGACGACATCGGGCGGCTGGTGTTCGCGGCGGCGCGGGGCGGGGACGCCGTGGCGGTGGACGCCGTGCGGCAGTACACCCAGGACCTGGCGGTCGGGGCCGCGGCGCTGGTGCTGACCCTGGATCCGGAGCTGGTGGTGCTCGGGGGCGGGTTCTCGCTGTCCGGGGACGTGATCGCCGGGCCGCTGCACGGGGCGTTGGCGGAGTTGTGCCTGCGCATGCCCCGACTCGAAGTGTCGACGTTGGGTGCGGAGTCGGTGACTCTGGGTGCGGTCAGCTACGCGATCGAGCATCTGGACCGGTTGCTGTTCTCCGCGGACTCGGCCGGGCTGCCGGCGCCTGGGCCGCCGCGCCGGGAACAACCGGTCGAGGCGTAG
- a CDS encoding GDSL-type esterase/lipase family protein, which produces MRRTSVILVVLASLVAIACQSGGNPGPGPGPGPTPKGLPGSMVAIGDSITVAFASCLLPQPCPRNSWSTGDSDRDYSHYERIRALNPAIGGHATNLAVPGARAGAMAGQARAAVATGAEYVTLLVGANDVCRPAVADMTSAADFRAQVDEALRVLKEGLPKAKVFVASIPDVYRLWEVGHGNDTVVRVWNQGVCPSMLANPTSDAAADRARRADVRDRVTAYDSALSSACLKYGRLCDYDGGAVHRYKFEVKDLSPVDFFHPNAGGQQILAEVTWKAGPYA; this is translated from the coding sequence ATGCGCCGAACGAGCGTCATCCTCGTCGTCCTAGCGTCCCTTGTGGCCATCGCCTGCCAGTCCGGGGGAAACCCCGGGCCGGGCCCAGGCCCCGGTCCCACCCCGAAGGGCCTGCCCGGCTCGATGGTGGCGATCGGCGACTCGATCACCGTGGCGTTCGCGTCGTGCCTGCTGCCCCAGCCCTGTCCGCGCAACTCGTGGTCCACCGGGGACAGCGACCGCGACTACAGCCACTACGAGCGGATCCGCGCCCTGAATCCGGCGATCGGCGGGCACGCGACCAACCTCGCGGTGCCCGGCGCGCGGGCCGGGGCGATGGCCGGTCAGGCCCGCGCGGCGGTGGCCACGGGCGCGGAGTACGTGACGCTGCTCGTCGGGGCCAACGACGTGTGCCGGCCGGCGGTCGCGGACATGACGAGCGCCGCGGACTTCCGGGCCCAGGTCGACGAGGCGTTGCGGGTCCTCAAGGAGGGGCTGCCGAAGGCGAAGGTGTTCGTCGCGAGTATCCCGGACGTGTACCGGCTGTGGGAGGTCGGACACGGCAACGACACCGTGGTGCGGGTCTGGAACCAGGGGGTGTGCCCGAGCATGCTGGCCAACCCGACCTCCGACGCGGCGGCGGACCGCGCGCGCCGGGCGGACGTGCGCGACCGGGTGACCGCCTACGACTCGGCCCTGTCGTCGGCCTGCCTGAAGTACGGGCGGCTGTGCGACTACGACGGGGGTGCCGTGCACCGGTACAAGTTCGAGGTGAAGGACCTCTCGCCGGTCGACTTCTTCCACCCGAACGCCGGAGGGCAGCAGATCCTCGCGGAGGTCACCTGGAAGGCCGGCCCCTACGCCTGA
- a CDS encoding YcnI family copper-binding membrane protein encodes MRSVLGRKLLVVLGVAFVGVVALAAPASAHVTIDAGTTNKQGGYSRAVFRVPNESDTASTVKLEVNLPESQPLSSVRTMPIPGWKAEMEKTKLATPLESHGRKITEAVTKITWTALTPEDGIKPGQFLEFPVSMGAMPTADQMVFKALQTYSDGSIVRWIEEKTGAEEPAKPAPVLKLVAADASPAAPKAEAKSTENRATLPLAITGAVAGLLGLGLGAAAFARGRRAA; translated from the coding sequence ATGCGCAGCGTCCTCGGACGGAAGCTCCTCGTCGTACTCGGTGTCGCGTTCGTCGGTGTCGTGGCCCTGGCCGCCCCGGCGTCGGCCCACGTGACCATCGACGCGGGCACCACCAACAAGCAGGGCGGCTACTCCCGCGCCGTCTTCCGGGTGCCCAACGAGAGCGACACGGCGTCCACTGTGAAGCTGGAGGTGAACCTGCCCGAGTCGCAGCCGCTGTCCTCGGTGCGCACCATGCCGATCCCGGGGTGGAAGGCCGAGATGGAGAAGACGAAGCTGGCCACCCCGCTGGAGTCGCACGGCCGGAAGATCACCGAGGCCGTCACGAAGATCACGTGGACGGCGCTGACCCCGGAGGACGGGATCAAGCCGGGCCAGTTCCTGGAGTTCCCGGTGTCGATGGGCGCGATGCCGACGGCGGACCAGATGGTGTTCAAGGCGCTGCAGACCTATTCGGACGGTTCGATCGTCCGGTGGATCGAGGAGAAGACCGGGGCCGAGGAGCCCGCGAAGCCGGCCCCGGTGCTCAAGCTCGTGGCCGCCGACGCCTCGCCCGCCGCACCGAAGGCCGAGGCGAAGAGCACCGAGAACAGGGCCACCCTGCCGCTGGCGATCACCGGTGCCGTGGCCGGGCTGCTCGGCCTGGGGCTGGGCGCCGCCGCGTTCGCCCGTGGGCGCCGCGCGGCCTGA